A segment of the Nitrosospira briensis C-128 genome:
TTCCCCGGATGCCGATTTTATCGACGCGGTAGCGGCAAGTATTGCCCGCCAACTGGAAGCGATGCCGCGCAAGGCGGTAATACGGGCTTCGCTGGAAGACCGCGGCGCGTTGATCCAGGTACGCGATCTGGACGAAGCCTGCGCCATAGCCAACCATATTGCACCGGAACATCTTGAGCTGTCGGTCGAACAGCCGGAAAAATGGCTGAAAAAGATCAGGCATGCCGGCGCCATTTTCCTGGGCCGTTACACTTCCGAAGCACTCGGCGATTATTGTGCCGGCCCCAATCATGTGTTGCCCACCTCTCGTACCGCGCGCTTTTCTTCACCGTTGGGTGTGTACGATTTTCAGAAACGCAGCAGTATTATCAAGGTGTCGGAACAGGGTGCGGCAAAACTGGGGCCGATCGCCTCCATCCTGGCTCATGGAGAGGGTTTGCAAGCCCATGCGATGTCGGCGGAATATCGGATCGTGAATGGCGCCGATATAAAGTAACTCGACAGATTCTTCCATGAGCCAACCCAAACTATATGCCGCAGAATGCCGACCGTAAATCGAGGCTAAATCATATAAAAATGCCTGGATCGCCCAATCAAATCATTCGGCCCGAAATCCTCGCGCTCTCCGCGTATCACGTACCGCCTGCAAGCGGCATGGTGAAGCTGGACGCAATGGAGAATCCTTATTCCCTGCCACCTGAACTGCGCGATGAGATCGCGCAACTGGTTGCGGACGCGCCGATTAATCGCTATCCCGATGCGAGTGCTGCTTCGCTCAAGGCCTCGTTACGCCAAGCGCTGGCAATCCCCGATGGAATGGATATCATGCTCGGCAACGGTTCGGACGAGATTATCCAGATCATCGCTCTGGCCTTCGCCAGACCTGGTGCGGTATTGATGAGTGTCGAACCTGCCTTTGTCATGTTTCGCATGACTGCCGTGTTCGCTGGGATGAAATATGCAGGGGTGCCGTTAAATGCTGATTTTTCGCTTGATATGGACGCGATGTTTGCCGCCATTGCGCGGCACCAGCCAGCGGTAATTTTTATCGCATACCCTAATAACCCCACTGGCAACCTGTTTGACAGCGAAGCAATCTCACGTATTATTGAAGCTGCTCCTGGCGTGGTGGTCGTGGATGAGGCTTATCATGTCTTCGCCGATGCCAGCTTTATGGGCAAGCTGGCGCAATACCCCAATCTGTTATTGATGCGCACGCTTTCCAAGCTGGGACTGGCGGGTTTAAGGCTGGGGCTCCTGGCCGGAAGACCTGAATGGTTGATACAGCTTGAAAAACTGCGTTTGCCGTATAATATAGGTGTTGTCACCCAACTGATCGCGGAAAAGGTATTACAGCATCACGATGTCCTGATGCAACAGGCCGCAGCGATCAAAGCTGAACGCGCGATAATGGGTGAACGACTGGAAGCACTGAACGGTATCGAGGTTTTCCCGACGGATGCGAATTTCATTTTGTTCCGCGTGGCTCGAGAGGGTGACGGGAATGAAGCCAATCGGGTATTTCTGGGACTTAAAGAGCGCGGTATATTGATCAAGAATCTTGATGGGTACCACCCGTTACTGAAGAATTGCCTTCGCGTGACAGTGGGCAAACCCGACGAAAACACAAAATTTTTGATGGCGCTTCAGGCTTCACTTAACAAATCCAACAATTAAATTAACCTATCCATGCGTCAGGCCCAAATCAACCGAAACACCCTGGAAACCCAAATTAACGTCAAAGTTAATCTGGATGGTACCGGGAACGTAGCACTGGATACAGGAGTGCCATTTCTCGATCATATGCTGGACCAGGTGGCGCGCCACGGCATGATAGACATGGAGATCGCTGCTACAGGCGATCTGCACATCGATGCCCATCATACGGTAGAGGATATCGGCATCACCTTTGGACAGGCATTCAAGCAAGCTATCGGGGACAAGAAGGGCCTGCGCCGTTACGGCCATGCTTATGTGCCGCTGGATGAGGCGTTGACGCGGGTGGTGGTGGATCTCTCGGGACGCCCCGGCATGGCGTTTAACGTCGAATTTGTACGCGCCCGCATCGGCGAATTCGACGTGGATTTGATAAAAGAGTTCTTTCAAGGGTTTATCAATCATGCCATGGTGACCGTGCATATTGACAATCTGTCCGGCTGCAACGCGCATCATCAGGCAGAAACCGTATTCAAGGCATTTGGGCGTGCATTACGCATGGCAATCGAAACCGACCCCCGCGCCATGGGCACGATTCCGTCCACCAAAGGCTCCTTGTAGACATCCTCAACCCTCATCATTTACACAGCATGATTGATATTGCAATCGTTGACTACGGCATGGGTAATTTGCGCTCGGTGTCCAA
Coding sequences within it:
- the hisC gene encoding histidinol-phosphate transaminase, with product MPGSPNQIIRPEILALSAYHVPPASGMVKLDAMENPYSLPPELRDEIAQLVADAPINRYPDASAASLKASLRQALAIPDGMDIMLGNGSDEIIQIIALAFARPGAVLMSVEPAFVMFRMTAVFAGMKYAGVPLNADFSLDMDAMFAAIARHQPAVIFIAYPNNPTGNLFDSEAISRIIEAAPGVVVVDEAYHVFADASFMGKLAQYPNLLLMRTLSKLGLAGLRLGLLAGRPEWLIQLEKLRLPYNIGVVTQLIAEKVLQHHDVLMQQAAAIKAERAIMGERLEALNGIEVFPTDANFILFRVAREGDGNEANRVFLGLKERGILIKNLDGYHPLLKNCLRVTVGKPDENTKFLMALQASLNKSNN
- the hisB gene encoding imidazoleglycerol-phosphate dehydratase HisB — protein: MRQAQINRNTLETQINVKVNLDGTGNVALDTGVPFLDHMLDQVARHGMIDMEIAATGDLHIDAHHTVEDIGITFGQAFKQAIGDKKGLRRYGHAYVPLDEALTRVVVDLSGRPGMAFNVEFVRARIGEFDVDLIKEFFQGFINHAMVTVHIDNLSGCNAHHQAETVFKAFGRALRMAIETDPRAMGTIPSTKGSL